A stretch of the Clavibacter sp. B3I6 genome encodes the following:
- a CDS encoding PHP domain-containing protein, producing MPEQQRGPIDLHTHSSVSDGTETPAELVAQAARQGLSAVALTDHDSTAGWADASAAALAHGITLVPGMEMSTQLEYASVHVLAYLFDPADADLAAMTARVRGERMTRAEAMVGRIGRDYALTWDDVLAQTTPGSTIGRPHIADALVARGHVATRTAAFESILHWQGGYYRPHYAPDPILGVELITAAGGLAVLAHPGARGPERVLSDSRMTALVAAGLFGLEVRHRDNPSASRLRLTELAERFGLEVTGSSDYHGTGKPNRLAENSTEPAVLARIVERATGWAPVVPVRAA from the coding sequence CGACCTGCACACGCACAGCTCCGTCTCCGACGGCACCGAGACGCCCGCCGAGCTCGTCGCGCAGGCCGCCCGCCAGGGTCTCTCGGCCGTCGCGCTCACCGACCACGACTCCACGGCGGGCTGGGCCGACGCGTCCGCCGCGGCGCTCGCGCACGGGATCACGCTCGTCCCCGGCATGGAGATGAGCACGCAGCTCGAGTACGCGAGCGTGCACGTCCTCGCCTACCTGTTCGACCCCGCGGACGCCGACCTCGCGGCGATGACCGCGCGCGTGCGCGGCGAGCGGATGACCCGCGCGGAGGCCATGGTCGGCCGCATCGGCCGTGACTACGCGCTCACCTGGGACGACGTGCTCGCCCAGACCACGCCCGGCAGCACCATCGGCCGGCCCCACATCGCCGACGCGCTCGTGGCGCGCGGCCACGTCGCGACCCGCACGGCCGCGTTCGAGAGCATCCTCCACTGGCAGGGTGGCTACTACCGGCCGCACTACGCGCCGGACCCCATCCTCGGCGTCGAGCTGATCACGGCCGCCGGCGGCCTCGCCGTCCTCGCCCACCCGGGCGCCCGGGGTCCCGAGCGCGTGCTGTCGGACTCGCGCATGACCGCGCTCGTCGCGGCGGGGCTCTTCGGCCTCGAGGTGCGGCACCGCGACAACCCGTCGGCCTCGCGCCTGCGCCTCACGGAGCTCGCGGAGCGCTTCGGGCTCGAGGTCACGGGATCCAGCGACTACCACGGCACGGGCAAGCCCAACCGGCTCGCGGAGAACTCCACGGAGCCCGCCGTGCTCGCGCGCATCGTCGAGCGCGCGACGGGCTGGGCGCCGGTCGTGCCGGTCCGCGCCGCCTGA